In a genomic window of Flavobacterium crassostreae:
- the murI gene encoding glutamate racemase, whose product MNNNKPIGIFDSGIGGTSIWKEIHQLLPNEKTIYLADSKNAPYGQKSKEEIIALSKKNTELLLKLDCKLIVVACNTATTNAISELRENYNVPFIGIEPAIKPAATNSKTQTIGILATQGTLSSALFYKTTQKFQDTTIIEQVGNGLVQLIENGGIHSAEMEALLRSYLTPMIAANIDYLVLGCSHYPYLIPQIKAILPENIQIIDSGEAVAKQTRNLLNESIGCTSATCSEPVFYTNTDPKVLQEILGNKYTVFKKDF is encoded by the coding sequence ATGAACAACAACAAACCCATAGGAATATTTGATTCTGGCATTGGAGGCACTTCGATCTGGAAAGAAATACACCAGCTACTTCCAAATGAAAAAACTATTTATTTGGCAGATAGCAAAAACGCTCCCTATGGTCAAAAATCCAAAGAAGAGATTATTGCTTTAAGCAAAAAAAACACGGAATTATTACTAAAGCTAGACTGCAAACTCATTGTGGTAGCCTGTAACACCGCCACTACCAACGCCATCTCGGAACTACGAGAAAACTACAACGTGCCATTTATTGGTATAGAACCTGCTATAAAACCTGCCGCAACTAATTCAAAAACCCAAACCATTGGTATTCTAGCAACACAAGGCACTCTTAGTAGCGCACTGTTTTATAAAACCACCCAAAAATTTCAAGACACTACCATAATTGAACAAGTAGGAAACGGTTTAGTACAGCTTATTGAAAACGGCGGAATACACTCTGCCGAAATGGAAGCATTACTACGCTCCTACCTAACCCCTATGATTGCTGCAAATATAGACTACCTAGTACTGGGCTGCAGCCACTATCCGTATTTGATACCGCAAATCAAAGCAATTCTGCCAGAGAACATCCAAATTATAGATTCTGGCGAAGCAGTAGCAAAGCAAACCCGAAACCTATTAAATGAAAGCATCGGCTGCACTAGCGCAACTTGTAGCGAGCCTGTTTTTTATACCAATACCGATCCAAAAGTATTGCAAGAAATCCTAGGCAACAAATACACGGTATTTAAAAAAGACTTTTAG
- a CDS encoding gamma carbonic anhydrase family protein, protein MLIKTINGKTPRIPEDCYVAENATIIGEVSFGKSCSVWFNAVIRGDVNCIQFGDKVNIQDGAVVHCTYQKHPTIVGNNVSIGHNAIVHGCTIHDNVLIGMGAIVMDNCVIESNAIVAAGAVITQNTVVTSGTIWAGVPAKKVKDIDQSNFAGEIERISNNYVLYSSWFQEQD, encoded by the coding sequence ATGTTAATAAAAACAATAAACGGAAAAACACCGCGCATTCCGGAAGACTGTTATGTAGCCGAAAATGCTACCATAATTGGAGAGGTTAGTTTTGGAAAATCATGCAGTGTGTGGTTTAATGCCGTAATCAGAGGAGATGTAAATTGTATCCAATTTGGAGACAAGGTAAACATTCAAGATGGTGCCGTGGTGCATTGTACGTATCAAAAACATCCTACTATTGTGGGTAATAATGTTTCGATAGGGCACAATGCAATTGTACATGGTTGCACCATTCATGACAATGTATTGATAGGTATGGGAGCAATAGTGATGGATAATTGTGTTATAGAAAGCAACGCAATTGTAGCTGCGGGTGCGGTTATTACTCAAAACACGGTAGTTACTTCTGGAACAATTTGGGCAGGCGTTCCGGCCAAAAAAGTCAAAGATATAGACCAATCTAATTTTGCTGGCGAAATTGAAAGAATTTCAAATAATTATGTGCTGTATTCTAGCTGGTTTCAGGAACAGGATTAA
- a CDS encoding NifU family protein: protein MTKITIKETQNPTILKFEFEDFITQNQSFEFKNIDDAKSSPLAQKLFYLPFVKTIYISGNFIAVEKYSIVEWEDVKDAVAEQIETFVNDGGSIITIEENKTKKQPITVYGETTPNPSALKFVVSKMLTKNAIEFKNIDQTGPSPLAKELFKFPYVKEIFIDENYLSVTKYEVNNWDEITLELRSFIKQYIENGGIVLEESLVQTIEKEEKVKDEKFDSLDEISQKIINILEEYVKPAVAADGGNIAFESYDANTKTVKVILQGACSGCPSSTFTLKSGIENMLKSMLNDEKINVEAVND from the coding sequence ATGACAAAAATCACCATAAAGGAAACACAAAATCCAACCATATTAAAATTTGAATTTGAAGATTTCATTACGCAAAACCAAAGCTTTGAATTTAAAAATATTGACGATGCCAAATCCTCCCCTTTGGCTCAAAAATTATTTTACCTTCCGTTTGTTAAAACCATATACATTTCCGGAAACTTTATTGCCGTAGAAAAATACAGCATTGTAGAATGGGAAGATGTAAAAGATGCTGTAGCAGAACAAATAGAAACATTTGTAAACGATGGCGGAAGCATTATTACCATCGAAGAGAATAAAACCAAAAAACAGCCTATAACGGTCTATGGAGAAACAACTCCTAATCCATCAGCGTTAAAATTTGTAGTCAGTAAAATGCTGACCAAAAACGCTATTGAATTTAAAAACATTGATCAAACAGGCCCATCTCCTTTAGCAAAAGAATTGTTTAAATTTCCTTATGTTAAAGAAATTTTTATTGACGAGAATTACCTCTCTGTTACTAAATACGAAGTAAACAATTGGGACGAAATCACGCTAGAATTACGCAGTTTTATCAAACAATATATCGAAAATGGCGGAATTGTTTTGGAAGAAAGCTTGGTGCAAACTATTGAAAAAGAGGAAAAAGTTAAAGATGAAAAATTTGATTCTCTAGACGAAATTTCGCAAAAAATAATCAACATTCTAGAAGAATATGTAAAGCCAGCAGTTGCCGCCGATGGAGGAAATATTGCTTTTGAATCGTATGATGCCAACACCAAAACCGTAAAAGTTATTCTACAAGGCGCTTGTAGTGGTTGCCCGTCCTCTACCTTTACACTAAAAAGCGGTATCGAAAACATGCTCAAAAGCATGCTTAATGACGAAAAAATCAATGTTGAAGCGGTAAACGACTAA
- a CDS encoding dodecin family protein codes for MSVLKVIEVLSGSATSWEDATQKAVSKASKSVKHIRSVYVQDQSATVKDGKVSEFRVNLKITFELE; via the coding sequence ATGTCTGTATTAAAAGTTATCGAAGTACTATCTGGATCCGCTACAAGCTGGGAAGATGCAACACAAAAAGCAGTAAGCAAAGCCTCAAAATCGGTTAAACACATTAGATCGGTATACGTACAAGATCAAAGCGCAACCGTTAAAGATGGTAAAGTATCGGAGTTTAGAGTAAACCTAAAAATAACCTTTGAGCTAGAATAA
- a CDS encoding mechanosensitive ion channel family protein produces the protein MTPNIHNATSYLSVYFKEFIGYSPKLITAFVILFIGLYAIRIINRLIRKIMIKRDLDPTLTKFLADILLWALRILLFVTFISKLGIETSSFVAILGAMGLAVGLSLQGSLSNFAGGMLIILFKPFKVGHTIEAQGVIATVCEIQIFVTQLITANNQTIFIPNGILSNGIITNYSLLQQRRADLTFSISYDSDIKKAKNIILTLLKNNPKVLENPEPEVFVKNLTDSAIELAVRPWAKTEDYGAVFTETLESCKIAFDTAGINIQPFVKEMSQSNSPS, from the coding sequence ATGACTCCAAATATCCATAATGCCACAAGCTATCTTAGTGTTTATTTCAAAGAATTTATTGGCTATTCTCCCAAACTAATTACGGCCTTTGTAATCCTTTTTATTGGTTTGTATGCCATCCGAATCATCAATAGACTTATTCGAAAAATAATGATCAAAAGAGATCTGGACCCTACATTGACTAAATTTTTGGCTGATATCCTATTGTGGGCGCTTAGGATCCTGTTGTTTGTAACCTTTATTTCAAAATTAGGCATTGAAACTTCTTCTTTTGTCGCCATTTTGGGAGCCATGGGTTTGGCTGTTGGATTGTCCTTGCAAGGATCGTTATCTAACTTTGCTGGAGGAATGCTAATTATTCTATTTAAGCCCTTTAAGGTCGGACACACTATTGAAGCTCAGGGAGTTATTGCAACCGTTTGCGAAATACAAATTTTTGTAACCCAATTAATTACCGCAAACAACCAAACTATCTTTATCCCTAACGGTATTTTGTCCAACGGCATTATTACCAATTACTCTCTTTTACAACAACGTAGAGCAGACCTGACCTTTTCGATTTCGTATGATTCGGACATTAAAAAAGCCAAAAACATTATTTTAACCTTACTGAAAAACAATCCTAAAGTACTAGAAAATCCAGAACCAGAGGTTTTTGTAAAAAATCTAACCGATAGCGCCATAGAACTTGCAGTAAGACCTTGGGCAAAAACAGAAGATTATGGCGCTGTATTTACAGAAACGCTTGAGAGTTGCAAAATTGCTTTTGATACTGCAGGGATTAACATACAGCCTTTTGTTAAAGAAATGTCTCAAAGCAATTCTCCTTCTTAA
- the tsaB gene encoding tRNA (adenosine(37)-N6)-threonylcarbamoyltransferase complex dimerization subunit type 1 TsaB, whose product MAYILNIETATKNCSVAIAKEGKVLVCNEIAEEGYSHAERLHVFIEKSLKEAGIGFTDLSAVAVSQGPGSYTGLRIGVSAAKGLCYALSIPLIAVDTLKVLAAQATISEGIILPMIDARRMEVYSAIYTKDLQIVRNTMAEIITENSFETFQQPVYFVGDCAHKCKAILSKDNFTFLEAIKYPSAKAMSSLSFAKYQLKETVDVAYFEPFYLKDFNITVSKK is encoded by the coding sequence ATGGCCTACATATTAAATATAGAAACTGCTACAAAAAACTGTTCTGTAGCAATAGCAAAAGAAGGAAAGGTTTTGGTTTGTAATGAAATTGCTGAAGAAGGCTATTCTCATGCTGAACGTTTGCATGTTTTTATCGAAAAAAGTTTGAAAGAAGCTGGTATTGGTTTTACAGACTTAAGTGCAGTAGCGGTAAGTCAGGGGCCGGGTTCGTACACGGGTTTACGTATAGGTGTTTCGGCAGCTAAGGGCTTGTGTTACGCTTTGTCCATCCCTTTGATAGCTGTAGACACCTTGAAGGTGCTGGCGGCCCAAGCAACCATCTCTGAAGGGATAATTCTACCCATGATAGATGCTCGAAGAATGGAAGTATATAGTGCTATTTATACCAAAGATTTGCAAATAGTCCGCAATACGATGGCAGAAATTATAACCGAAAACTCCTTTGAAACATTCCAACAACCTGTTTATTTTGTAGGAGATTGTGCTCATAAATGCAAAGCAATTCTAAGTAAAGATAATTTTACTTTTCTAGAAGCTATAAAATATCCTTCTGCCAAAGCAATGAGTAGCCTCAGTTTTGCAAAATACCAACTAAAAGAAACCGTAGATGTAGCTTATTTTGAACCTTTTTACCTCAAAGATTTTAATATTACGGTTTCTAAAAAATAA
- a CDS encoding efflux RND transporter periplasmic adaptor subunit, giving the protein MSKKTIYYIVGGAIALIVLLLVLSKAGIIGNKDQGVTVEVATVTQATIVETVSATGKIQPETEVKIASMVSGEIISLPIKEGQLVKKGDLLVKINPDLYTSSLNRTVAGLSGSKAGLNQANAQLNEAKSNYNRNKILFEKGIISKSDWDKVTATYQVAKATKETAYFNVQSASASVNEAKDNLGRTVIYAPADGTISMLNVELGERVLGTQQMTGTEILRVANLNNMEVEVDVNENDIVKIKVGDLANVEVDAYFKKKFKGVVTSISNSASSALTANQVTNFKVKVSIIKASYQDLLKDKPATYSPFRPGMTATVDIITKTKKNVTNVPISSVVIKSDTAAVKEIEMLDTAQDKERAAKSDKKYECVFVKVGDKAKIRIIKTGIQDDSNIEILSGLKKGDVVVTGPYTTVTKELNSGDKITLNKDDKDSKK; this is encoded by the coding sequence ATGTCAAAGAAAACAATTTATTATATTGTTGGAGGAGCAATAGCTCTCATCGTTTTGTTACTTGTGCTATCTAAAGCAGGAATTATAGGCAATAAAGACCAAGGAGTTACTGTAGAGGTAGCCACTGTAACACAAGCTACCATTGTAGAGACTGTTTCGGCAACGGGTAAAATACAGCCAGAAACCGAAGTGAAAATTGCTTCGATGGTTTCTGGAGAAATAATTTCATTACCTATAAAAGAAGGACAGCTGGTTAAAAAAGGAGATTTGTTGGTAAAAATTAACCCAGATTTATATACCTCAAGTTTAAACAGAACCGTGGCGGGTTTGTCTGGATCCAAAGCAGGATTGAATCAAGCTAATGCCCAATTGAACGAAGCAAAATCTAATTATAATAGAAATAAAATTTTATTTGAAAAAGGCATTATATCCAAATCCGATTGGGATAAAGTAACCGCAACCTACCAAGTGGCAAAGGCTACTAAAGAAACCGCTTATTTCAATGTACAAAGCGCTTCGGCATCGGTAAACGAGGCCAAAGATAATCTAGGCAGAACCGTGATTTATGCCCCAGCAGACGGAACTATATCGATGCTTAATGTAGAGCTCGGAGAACGTGTTTTGGGTACCCAGCAAATGACTGGAACCGAAATACTCCGAGTAGCCAATTTAAACAATATGGAAGTAGAGGTTGATGTAAACGAAAACGATATTGTAAAAATAAAAGTAGGAGATCTAGCCAATGTAGAGGTAGATGCCTATTTTAAAAAGAAATTTAAAGGAGTGGTAACTAGTATTTCTAATTCAGCAAGTAGTGCGCTAACAGCCAATCAGGTGACCAATTTTAAGGTAAAAGTAAGCATTATAAAAGCATCTTATCAAGACCTGCTTAAGGACAAGCCAGCAACCTATTCTCCTTTCCGACCAGGAATGACTGCAACGGTAGATATTATAACCAAAACCAAGAAAAATGTGACCAACGTGCCAATTAGCTCCGTAGTAATAAAATCCGATACGGCAGCCGTTAAAGAGATAGAAATGTTAGATACTGCTCAAGACAAAGAACGAGCCGCAAAGAGTGACAAAAAATACGAATGTGTATTTGTTAAAGTAGGCGATAAAGCAAAAATAAGAATTATTAAAACCGGAATACAAGACGATAGTAATATTGAAATTTTGAGCGGGCTTAAAAAAGGAGACGTAGTAGTTACGGGACCATACACTACGGTGACCAAAGAATTGAATTCTGGAGATAAGATAACCCTTAATAAAGACGATAAAGACAGTAAAAAATAA
- a CDS encoding TolC family protein — MKNTIWIPLILLVAFSMSSNAQDQKWTLEQCVAHAIEHNISIQQAALDSQVAEIDKKGAFGAFLPSLNTSASHSWNIGLNQDITTGLLQNQTTQFTSIGANVGIDIYKGLQNQNAFRKAKLGILAAKYQWTKMQEDIALNVANAFLQVLFNKENLKVQQEQLSFNQKQLSRSEELVAAGTIPRGDLLDIKATLATNNQNLIASENALLLSKLSLAQLLQLDEFAKFDVADNAVLATQNSILNQDVNAIYNKAKEERTTLKIAQTNLEIAQKNLAIAKGGLMPTLQAFYGFSSRVAYSDRITGVIPDALNPTSAIGFVEGTNQKVLAPNFTRLLGGPAPFMDQFNNNKGQSFGFQLRIPVFNGFSARNTIERSKVGLERSKIALEQENLNLQRNVYAAFTDAKGALKAYEAALSAQEARQGAYDYAKEKFAVGMLHSFDLNQSQTLFVNAQSEVLRTKYDYIFKIKILEFYFGIPIIQN; from the coding sequence ATGAAAAACACCATTTGGATTCCCTTAATTTTACTCGTTGCTTTTAGCATGTCCTCTAACGCACAGGATCAGAAATGGACACTGGAACAATGCGTTGCACATGCCATTGAACACAATATTTCTATCCAACAAGCAGCATTAGATAGCCAAGTAGCGGAGATAGACAAAAAAGGGGCATTCGGAGCTTTTTTACCCTCCTTAAATACCTCGGCTTCTCACTCCTGGAATATTGGTTTAAACCAAGATATAACCACTGGTTTGTTGCAAAATCAGACTACACAATTTACGTCTATTGGAGCCAATGTTGGTATAGATATTTATAAAGGACTACAAAATCAGAATGCCTTTCGCAAAGCAAAGTTGGGTATTCTGGCTGCAAAATACCAATGGACTAAAATGCAAGAAGACATTGCCTTGAATGTTGCTAATGCTTTTTTGCAAGTGCTTTTTAATAAAGAAAATTTAAAAGTGCAACAAGAACAATTGTCCTTTAATCAAAAACAACTCTCCCGTTCAGAAGAATTGGTTGCTGCAGGAACCATTCCTAGAGGCGATTTGTTAGATATTAAAGCTACTTTAGCGACCAATAATCAAAACCTGATAGCTTCCGAAAATGCCTTGCTATTATCCAAATTAAGTTTAGCGCAACTGTTGCAGCTAGACGAATTTGCAAAATTTGACGTAGCAGATAACGCTGTTTTAGCAACGCAGAACAGTATTTTGAACCAAGATGTAAACGCAATTTATAACAAGGCAAAAGAAGAACGAACTACCTTAAAAATAGCACAAACCAATTTAGAAATAGCACAAAAAAATCTGGCAATAGCCAAAGGAGGATTGATGCCAACTCTACAAGCGTTTTATGGTTTTAGTTCTCGGGTAGCATATAGTGATCGGATAACTGGAGTAATTCCGGATGCACTAAACCCAACGTCTGCAATTGGATTTGTAGAAGGAACCAATCAAAAAGTTTTAGCACCCAATTTTACTAGATTATTAGGAGGGCCAGCGCCATTTATGGATCAATTTAACAATAATAAAGGCCAGTCATTTGGGTTTCAACTTCGTATTCCTGTTTTTAACGGTTTTTCGGCACGCAATACCATAGAGCGATCTAAGGTGGGTTTAGAACGATCTAAAATAGCCTTGGAACAAGAAAATCTTAATTTACAAAGAAACGTGTATGCCGCCTTTACGGATGCAAAAGGAGCGCTAAAAGCGTATGAAGCGGCCCTAAGTGCTCAAGAGGCAAGGCAAGGAGCGTATGATTATGCTAAAGAAAAATTTGCGGTAGGGATGTTGCATTCCTTTGATCTAAATCAATCCCAAACTTTATTCGTTAACGCCCAATCTGAAGTTCTAAGAACCAAATACGATTACATTTTTAAAATAAAAATACTCGAATTCTATTTTGGAATTCCGATCATTCAAAACTAA